Proteins encoded in a region of the Gammaproteobacteria bacterium genome:
- a CDS encoding FtsX-like permease family protein, whose translation MLRLALRNFVRNTRRSVVTVSAVVIGVWGLIFIWAFIDGVNEQMITNNIQYLTGHLKTHRQGYHDEKELALSLSEEEPEIFDQLPSGSTYAPRIESFALLSNSDASVTAAVYGVDPNREKSVTTLHRTIVEGRYLDGGDLEIVIGQVLAEELGVSIGEAVDVIVQAADGSIGADRFRLVGIFDSGIDTLDESLAFLPIQDAQEIYSMWGQYSAWSIRLADRQDVAATSELLTDSLGQDYEVYAWDELLPSVVQSVKFHEAIAYVVLTIVFVVVTAGIANTLLMSVMERTHEFGVMRAMGTQPRQIVSLVIWESLAIALVGIVLGNAVGITFTSIWSENGMNLSNFTEAMETMPSLSGIVYPLLRLDHLILISGAVFLICLLPAIAPAWKASRLKPVEAIRGVREHSHIASKLEQSVRFPSHWLWGQLAWRNMFRNPKRSAITGGASAFGMASFIFLYAFTDGFFEQMIDNSTQLLTSHVQIKITQVGKNEELFDSLSVATDLTQYPEIIASSERLTVPVMVSSTKQALPVDWVGVVPTKETQVTRIHELIVRGVYLDAEQEGIVIGQSLAEDLEVDVGRRVVITVQDEQNQLVSSAIRVSGILNTGSELFDNGYAFSSINHVQELMGVSSSSISHVALRLDNRNLSASVAEEINGQLRDSNLQAYPWESIMPVVVQMVDMTRIDFYLILAVIFLIVCIGVMNAMLMSVLERTREVGVLLALGTRPAQVTKTLIIEASFIGAVGIFIGLCLGVLVAKYYGLQGINLSAFIDSMAAIPGMTDRVYPHLIASHLIVPMVMLYAAGVFVSLYPAIKAARLQPVEAIRG comes from the coding sequence GATCTTCGATCAGTTACCAAGCGGGTCAACATATGCTCCAAGAATAGAAAGTTTCGCATTGTTAAGTAATAGTGATGCGTCAGTTACGGCCGCGGTCTATGGTGTCGATCCAAATAGGGAAAAGTCAGTCACGACGCTGCATCGGACAATTGTTGAAGGACGATATTTGGACGGCGGCGATTTGGAAATCGTTATTGGGCAAGTGCTTGCTGAAGAGCTTGGTGTTTCGATAGGTGAAGCCGTGGATGTCATCGTACAAGCCGCCGATGGTTCAATTGGCGCCGATAGATTCCGACTTGTCGGTATTTTTGATTCAGGTATAGACACTCTAGACGAATCATTGGCTTTTCTCCCCATACAAGACGCCCAAGAAATTTACTCGATGTGGGGTCAATACAGTGCCTGGAGTATAAGACTGGCAGATCGTCAAGATGTTGCCGCTACCAGTGAGTTGCTAACTGACTCCCTTGGGCAGGACTATGAGGTGTACGCGTGGGATGAGCTGCTCCCATCTGTCGTTCAGTCGGTAAAGTTTCATGAAGCAATCGCCTACGTGGTGCTCACCATAGTCTTTGTTGTTGTGACTGCAGGCATTGCAAACACTTTGTTAATGTCGGTGATGGAGCGTACGCACGAATTCGGTGTGATGCGCGCGATGGGTACTCAGCCACGACAGATTGTATCGCTCGTTATCTGGGAATCACTAGCTATAGCTCTCGTTGGCATCGTGCTTGGTAACGCTGTTGGAATTACCTTTACCAGTATCTGGTCTGAAAACGGCATGAATCTGTCTAACTTTACCGAAGCTATGGAAACCATGCCTAGTCTATCTGGAATCGTTTACCCGCTGCTGCGCTTGGATCACTTGATACTAATATCGGGTGCTGTCTTCTTGATTTGCCTGTTACCAGCAATAGCACCCGCGTGGAAAGCCTCTCGTTTAAAACCAGTGGAAGCCATTCGAGGTGTACGTGAGCATTCCCACATAGCGAGCAAGTTAGAACAATCAGTGAGATTCCCTTCCCATTGGCTGTGGGGGCAACTCGCATGGCGAAATATGTTTCGCAATCCAAAGAGGTCAGCTATTACTGGGGGAGCAAGCGCCTTTGGCATGGCATCGTTTATTTTCCTTTATGCCTTTACCGACGGATTCTTCGAACAAATGATCGACAATTCGACTCAGTTGCTTACCTCGCATGTTCAGATAAAGATCACTCAAGTTGGCAAGAATGAAGAGCTATTCGATAGTTTGTCGGTAGCGACAGACCTGACACAATATCCTGAAATCATAGCCAGCAGTGAAAGACTGACAGTGCCTGTGATGGTGAGCAGCACAAAGCAAGCCCTGCCGGTAGATTGGGTAGGAGTCGTGCCGACAAAAGAAACTCAAGTAACCCGGATACATGAACTTATTGTCAGGGGAGTATACCTGGATGCTGAACAGGAAGGGATAGTTATCGGTCAATCTTTGGCTGAAGATTTGGAAGTCGATGTTGGGCGTCGTGTCGTTATTACTGTACAGGATGAACAGAATCAACTTGTCTCATCAGCTATTCGTGTATCCGGAATTCTCAATACAGGTAGTGAACTATTTGACAATGGTTACGCATTCAGTTCTATAAACCACGTACAAGAACTCATGGGAGTATCAAGTTCGTCTATTAGTCATGTCGCACTGCGCCTAGACAATCGCAATTTGAGTGCCAGTGTGGCGGAAGAGATTAATGGGCAATTACGCGACTCAAATTTACAGGCATACCCGTGGGAGTCAATCATGCCGGTCGTAGTCCAGATGGTGGATATGACACGAATTGATTTTTACCTCATTCTCGCTGTCATTTTTCTTATCGTGTGTATAGGGGTAATGAATGCGATGCTAATGTCGGTCCTCGAAAGGACCAGGGAAGTTGGCGTGTTACTTGCGTTAGGTACTAGGCCTGCACAAGTGACTAAGACGCTGATAATTGAGGCATCCTTTATTGGAGCAGTCGGTATATTTATTGGGCTGTGCCTGGGTGTACTAGTGGCCAAGTACTATGGTCTACAAGGCATCAACCTTTCCGCTTTCATCGACAGTATGGCCGCTATACCGGGTATGACAGATAGAGTTTACCCGCATCTTATCGCCAGTCATCTTATTGTCCCTATGGTGATGCTCTATGCCGCCGGGGTATTTGTTTCCCTCTATCCGGCAATCAAGGCTGCACGGCTACAACCTGTGGAGGCCATTCGTGGCTAG